The Sphingomonas carotinifaciens genomic sequence GGCGCGGATCGCGTCGGCGCTGGCCTGCCCGGCGCCGTGCAGCGTCCAATAGTCGGTCATCGCCTGATGGACCGTGTAGGCTACCTTGTCGTCGTCAGCAGGCTGGTGGAACGCCAGATAGTGACGGTCGAGCACCTCGACCGCTAGGCGAAGATCAGCCGTGCGCGTGCTGCGCCGCTGCATCCGGCCGGTGACCGGATCGTACCAGCAGATGTAGAGGTTCGGGCTGACGACCTCGCCGTCCTTGCCACGGACTCGATCGAGGTAGAATTCGCCGCGGCGATAGAGGTCTTCCGGTGACGGCACTGCGCTTTTTCCTTTAGGATTTCGCTTCGCGCCTCTCCGATCAGTTTTACTGCGCCTACCAGGGTGAGGAGGTCGAGATCCTCCGACTTCAGGTTGATGCCCCGGTTCGTCTGGATCGCGCGGGCGATCTTGCGGTCGAGCTGCAGGATGGCGTCGGCGGTTGCCGCGTCGGTCATATCCTGGGGGAGGACCGAGCCGGTCCCCGGGGTCATCGCGACGGTGCCGCCGGCGTCCGCGTCGATGCTCGTCATGTCTTTTCCTTCCTGGCGTGGGTTACCCCCACGTGCAGGGCCTTCTTCTCATCCGAAGCGGTCGTCGGTGGCCTTTAGACGATCCGCGATCTCCCTTTGTGAGACGGTGACGCCGACATCGGCAGCGATGACGGGCCATTCGGCCAGCGCGCCGCGCGTCCGGTCGATGATCTGGGTGATGACGCGATCCGAGAGTCCATGGCGACGGCCCAGTGCGAGGACGTGCGCGCGGGTCGGCGTGCGGCCTTCGCCTTCGACTGCCAGATAGTGTTCGCCGCCTGGACCGACCGAGAAGGTGAGGTCATAGGCCGGGGCTAGCCGCCACTCGCCGCTCGGTCCCATCAGATAGCTGTGCTGCCGGGTGTGATCGTCGCGGTTGTGTGCCAGGACGTTGAAGACCATGCGGCGGAAGGCTTGTTCGACGTCGCCGGCATGGCGGGTGATCGCCAGGGTGGCGCGCAGGAATCCGTCATAGTCGAGGCTCGGCATCTCGGACGGGGCTTCGGCTGCCCCGGCGAGGGATACCATGTGCAGCCGGCGTCCGGGGGCCGGTCGGTCGAAGCGGCGCGTCGCGAAATAGCCAGGCCCGTCGCGCTCGGGCAGGACGCGGGACTCCGCGATCGTCAGTCCGGCTGTCCGGGCCATGCGCGCATAGGCTTCCTCGACCGGGCCGATGTCGATCGGGTCGCCGGTCGCGCGGAACTTGACGATCCAGGCGTCATGGCCCTCCGCGGCCTCGCCGACGCTGATTGCGCCATCGGGGGCGAAGCCGACATGGACCTTGGGACGAGCCCCGCCCGATGCGCCGCCCAGCGCCGCCAGCGTATCGGTCAGCGCGCCCTCGTCTCCGGCGAGAAGCAGCCGCGATTCCTCGGCCAGGGCATCGAGGTCGATCGTTCCGATCGCGTCGTCGGGTGTGGTGGCTGGCTGATAGACCAGCGCGCCACGGCCACCTGCGCCGATGATGGCCAACTGATCGACTGGGTTCAGCGTGTCGAACTGGACGTCGATCCTGGCGAGGCGACGCCGCAGCAGCAGCCGTCCCCAAGCATCTGGCAGGCTGTCCGCCAGGAAGCCGTGCAGCCCGCCGAAGGACCGACTCCGTGCAGCATGCAGGCCCGGCTCCGGAGGATAGAGCAGCGGGGCGACGGGCAAGTCGCTGAGGATGACGTCGGGCGACCATTCGAGCTGGGCGACACCACTGGCCATCACGACCCGGCCAGCTGGCGCAGCGGGCGCGGCATCGTCGAATGCCAGTGCGAGCCCTAGCGGTGCCCCCGGCCTCAGCTTCACGACGTGGCCCTCGACGCGGCCCGGCGGCGGCGCTTCGGCGCGGTGCGTTCGGTCATCCGGTTTTGCTCCAGCAGGGCATCCATCGAACTGGCCACCGGCTCCGGGAAGAGAGCGAACAGATCCTGCTCGCACCGTAGCGCCACGGCCGCGCGGACGAGGTCGTCGATCGACGCCTTGCCCTCGGCCTCCAGGCGCCGCCAAGTGCGATAGGAGACCCCGGCGCGGGCTGCCGCATCGACCTGTGTCAGGTTCATCGCCAGTCGGCGGCGCTGGACCTTCTGGCCGATTTCGACAGAGATTTCGCTCGGCGCATACATCATTGTCCATTTATGGCCCGTAATTACCAGTTTGGCAACTTTAGAGGCCACATACGGACGATCCTATGAGCCAGTACAGCGGTGCTATTCAGCAGCCTCTGCAATCGGCTCCGGTAGGTTGAAGCCGAGGTTGACGATCCGGATTTTGCCCCGGCGCGTATCGATCAAGCCGTCCTTGCTTATCAGCGCCAGCTCCCTGGCCAGAGTGCCTGGCGTTTTCGCCTTCTCCCCGTCTACCTCGTCGGTGATCGTGGTCAGGACCGCACAGGAGGCCTTCGTCGTGTTGAATGCGGCACGAAGCGCATCCCGTTCGATGACCGTGTCGGGTTTGCCACCGTCGAAGGATGCCAGAAGCGAGAGCACTGCTTTCCGGAGTTCCTCCGTATGCAGGCCCTTCTTGCCTCGTGGCTGGAGCAACGCCGTACCGAAGATGCCTGGGAAGTCGGCCGTGATGTGGTCATAGGCGCCGTCCTCCCTGCGCCGCAGCAGCGCGCGAGGTCGAAGATCCGCCCCGAGCGAGTTCGCCTTGGCCACTTCGACGATGACGACATCGCGGTCCGTCAGACCCGGATGAACGGCGCGGACTGTCTCGAGGTTTTCGGACGCTCCGGCGAGCCGAACTTCGACCACCGAGCGTGGCGTGGTAGACCACATGGCGGATCCACGAAGTCGTTCGATCGCGGCGTCCTCGGTCTTCCGAGCGGCATCCTTGGGCGTATGACCGATCACCGCCCAGAACATCTTCTGCCGGTACGACAGTCTGTTCAGATGGAAGAGGAAGTTCGTGGCCGCCTCCGAGTTGGCTAACTCGAAGCCTGCCATCGATACCGCAGAGTCGAGGATGACGCCCACGATGCGA encodes the following:
- a CDS encoding type II toxin-antitoxin system HipA family toxin, with product MKLRPGAPLGLALAFDDAAPAAPAGRVVMASGVAQLEWSPDVILSDLPVAPLLYPPEPGLHAARSRSFGGLHGFLADSLPDAWGRLLLRRRLARIDVQFDTLNPVDQLAIIGAGGRGALVYQPATTPDDAIGTIDLDALAEESRLLLAGDEGALTDTLAALGGASGGARPKVHVGFAPDGAISVGEAAEGHDAWIVKFRATGDPIDIGPVEEAYARMARTAGLTIAESRVLPERDGPGYFATRRFDRPAPGRRLHMVSLAGAAEAPSEMPSLDYDGFLRATLAITRHAGDVEQAFRRMVFNVLAHNRDDHTRQHSYLMGPSGEWRLAPAYDLTFSVGPGGEHYLAVEGEGRTPTRAHVLALGRRHGLSDRVITQIIDRTRGALAEWPVIAADVGVTVSQREIADRLKATDDRFG
- a CDS encoding helix-turn-helix domain-containing protein; translated protein: MMYAPSEISVEIGQKVQRRRLAMNLTQVDAAARAGVSYRTWRRLEAEGKASIDDLVRAAVALRCEQDLFALFPEPVASSMDALLEQNRMTERTAPKRRRRAASRATS
- a CDS encoding AAA family ATPase — translated: MTDESWMVRARKGDYRAIDAASQNRQMDYAVDGLMPATGATIWFGAGSTGKTQLLLWMAAHMAATGDAAPRQWLGADLGVRGNILVLTAEDLREHLLLRIGSIARRLMRENGGTEEDAVALCQRIHVMAFLSMTQTEFPEPNACLFQHGPGGRWQPSPVLNGIEAFLDEWNKQVEEDGRPEDRIVGVILDSAVSMAGFELANSEAATNFLFHLNRLSYRQKMFWAVIGHTPKDAARKTEDAAIERLRGSAMWSTTPRSVVEVRLAGASENLETVRAVHPGLTDRDVVIVEVAKANSLGADLRPRALLRRREDGAYDHITADFPGIFGTALLQPRGKKGLHTEELRKAVLSLLASFDGGKPDTVIERDALRAAFNTTKASCAVLTTITDEVDGEKAKTPGTLARELALISKDGLIDTRRGKIRIVNLGFNLPEPIAEAAE